In Candidatus Pantoea bituminis, the genomic window TCGCATCAATTTGATAAGCCGATCATCGCAAAACCCAGCGCCAGCTTTGGCGCGGAAGATTTTTCACTGTTTACTGAACGCGTTCCGGGATGCCAGATTCATATTGGTTCTGCTACGCCTGGACGCGACGATCATCTGCATAACTCCGATTATCAACCGGACGAACGCAGTATTGCCGCCGGGACGCAGGCGTTAACACGCCTCGCGATTGACTTGCTCTCCTAATATAAAAAATTGAGGTTTAGATGATGATGCGTAAAGGCTTGTTTGCTGTCTCCCTGGGAATGGTTCTGCTGAGTACGTCAGCGCTTACGTATGCTAAAGATTTTGGCACGTTGAAATTTGCTACTGAAGCCGCGTATCCGCCGTTTAACCAAACTACGCCAAGCGGCAAAATTGTTGGTTATGAGCCCGATATGGTGGCGGAGCTGGCAAAACGTGCGGGTTTCAAATATGAAATTATTGCGCAAAAATGGTCAGGTATGATTCCCGGCCTGATTGACGGTAAATATGATGCCGTCATTGATGCGGTCACTGTTACGCCTAAACGTGCCGAAGCGATCGATTTCACCCACGAATATACCGTTAGCGTCTCCAGCTTTGTCACAGCAAAAACCTCACCTTTAGCTTCGTTGCCGGGCACCGGTACTGTGGTTGCCGCTGACGATGAAGCTGGCATGAAAAAGTCTATTGATGATTTGAAAGCCACCTTCAAAGGCAAAACCATTGCCGTGCAGGTCGCCACAATTCAGGCTGATTTCTTACAAAAGTATCTGGGCGACGTTGCGACAATTCGTACCTATCAAGCTGGCCCGGAAACTTTCGCCGACCTGATGAATGGCCGTGTTGATGCGGTTATGGCCTCGCGTACCAATCTCAATGCGTTTGTGAAAAAACACACCGACGCTATCAGCAGCAGCGGCTACGGTTTCACGGGTGGCGTACTGGGAGCGGGTTCAGCAATTGGTTTGCGTAAAGGCAATGCCGAGCTGAAAGCGGCATTGGATGAGGCGCTGTTATCCATGATTAAAGACGGCACGCTGAGCAAACTCTCCATTAAATGGTTTGGCGAAGACGTCGCACCAAAAGCCTAATTGCCGATGTTTATGAATATTGATTGGCAAATACTTGGCTTCGGTGATGAAGGTTGGGGCGGCGTGTTGCTTAGCGCCGCTACGGTTACTGTCACTGTTTCTCTGTGCGCCTGGTTTCTGGGCGCTATTTTAGGCAGTTTACTGTGCTGGATGCAGATCGCCGGTTCGCGCTGGCAACAGCGGCTGGCAGCGGGCTACATCACAGTATTTCGTGGTGTACCTGAGTTGCTGGTGATCTACCTGTTCTACTTTGGTGGACGTCAGGTGGTTTCTTCTGTTGGCACCGCGCTGGGTTTTCAGGGGCCGTTCGACGTTAATGGTTTTATCGCAGGCGCAATTGCTATTGGACTGATTTCCGGGGCTTATCAGAGCAGCGTATTTCGTGGCGCCTTTTACGCTATTCCAAAAGGCACGCTGGAAGCCGCAACGGTGACGGGCATGGGACGTCTGATGATGTTCCGTAGAATGATCGTGCCACAGGCGCTGCGCACCGCGCTTCCCGGCATGGGAAATCAGTGGCAATCGGTGATTAAAGAGTCGGCATTGGTGTCAGTAACCGGTTTGGTCGAAACCATGAATCAGGTTTCCACCGCCGCTAACTCAACGCAGATGTCCTTC contains:
- a CDS encoding transporter substrate-binding domain-containing protein, whose amino-acid sequence is MMMRKGLFAVSLGMVLLSTSALTYAKDFGTLKFATEAAYPPFNQTTPSGKIVGYEPDMVAELAKRAGFKYEIIAQKWSGMIPGLIDGKYDAVIDAVTVTPKRAEAIDFTHEYTVSVSSFVTAKTSPLASLPGTGTVVAADDEAGMKKSIDDLKATFKGKTIAVQVATIQADFLQKYLGDVATIRTYQAGPETFADLMNGRVDAVMASRTNLNAFVKKHTDAISSSGYGFTGGVLGAGSAIGLRKGNAELKAALDEALLSMIKDGTLSKLSIKWFGEDVAPKA
- a CDS encoding ABC transporter permease; translated protein: MFMNIDWQILGFGDEGWGGVLLSAATVTVTVSLCAWFLGAILGSLLCWMQIAGSRWQQRLAAGYITVFRGVPELLVIYLFYFGGRQVVSSVGTALGFQGPFDVNGFIAGAIAIGLISGAYQSSVFRGAFYAIPKGTLEAATVTGMGRLMMFRRMIVPQALRTALPGMGNQWQSVIKESALVSVTGLVETMNQVSTAANSTQMSFFFYSVGAVIYLIITTCSDLVFRYVEKFALRGQQRANL